A region of Ascaphus truei isolate aAscTru1 unplaced genomic scaffold, aAscTru1.hap1 HAP1_SCAFFOLD_335, whole genome shotgun sequence DNA encodes the following proteins:
- the MRPS18B gene encoding small ribosomal subunit protein mS40 has protein sequence MAASLGIMSRLWVAGIRGAIWGKVPVTPLRSLCTQSDPFDTASRYKDQPWEYLASEEYLERYGQAAVWVGYRRNHKGAIPPQKTRKTCIRGGKVCGNPCPICRDQKLGLHYRNVKLLQQFISPHTGTVYDPTRTGVCQKQQKILAKTIEQSKDHGFLSTPLSHVDLPCEDYSNTHGAVARTLPPPSGPWYSWYEWQEPPARELARVRKLYAPFQKVDVADKADTL, from the exons ATGGCGGCCTCCTTGGGCATCATGAGCCGGTTATGGGTGGCTGGTATCAGGGGAGCCATCTGGGGCAAG GTCCCTGTTACCCCACTCCGCTCCCTATGCACACAGTCGGACCCCTTCGATACCGCCTCCCGCTACAAAGATCAGCCCTGGGAGTACCTGGCCAGCGAAG AGTATCTCGAGCGTTACGGTCAGGCTGCAGTTTGGGTTGGTTACCGACGGAATCACAAAGGCGCCATCCCACCCCAAAAAACCCGCAAGACCTGCATC agaggagggaaggtCTGCGGTAATCCTTGTCCGATCTGCAGGGACCAGAAACTCGGGCTGCATTATAGG AATGTAAAATTGCTTCAGCAGTTTATATCTCCACATACGGGAACAGTGTATGATCCTACAAGAacag GTGTGTGCCAGAAACAGCAGAAAATCCTGGCAAAAACCATTGAACAATCGAAAGACCATG gCTTCCTCTCGACCCCGCTCAGCCACGTGGATCTGCCTTGCGAAGATTACTCGAATACCCACGGGGCCGTGGCAcgcacccttcctcccccctcgggGCCCTGGTACAGCTGGTATGAGTGGCAGGAGCCGCCCGCGAGGGAGCTGGCGAGAGTGCGGAAGCTGTACGCGCCCTTCCAGAAGGTGGACGTCGCCGACAAAGCCGATACCCTATAA